A section of the Brachyhypopomus gauderio isolate BG-103 chromosome 13, BGAUD_0.2, whole genome shotgun sequence genome encodes:
- the cd4-1 gene encoding CD4-1 molecule isoform X3, whose protein sequence is MLLSSALLLLLVLPYSPAEAEQEKVIFAQPGNSVTIPRIQVWESETDKLYVNWYVSTVTEPLVWKTPGASHKTGTEPHWKDRVSVSKDLSLVISPVLEHDFKIFRCEQHNFIDKKETIYKLYPVIMPNTLTLIAGDSLSLSCEVKPSTFRPTVNWIVPQGISCDSQENENKYTVKANHVSDKHSGLWICSVRHDGHTLNATTVVTIIDLSTSPPDPIYTSITSSPPSIPCSLSSDISWSVLNGSGLQGGSWKFTPFNSSDPPHTLLILNLTPPSWKVLNEDRFLEHKTLNNRDLSVKSSQSSVKNRGTYTCSLHFNGDKKLSRTVQLEVLEVLSSNSSTTEGNTVNLTCTLGSPLPSDLEVKWIAPQNAHRIFPEGHQNPLSIPAVRVQDSGDWKCELRKNQTLLTSAVIALKIEKGPMDAWLIVALSSAAFIFILLPLITFIIVRRRRQCMKRRQRKTRFCCCKNPQGKGFYKT, encoded by the exons aagcagaaCAGGAAAAGGTGATTTTTGCACAGCCAGGAAACTCTGTAACGATTCCTAGGATACAAGTCTGGGAATCCGAAACAGACAAACTTTATGTCAACTGGTACGTCAGTACTGTTACTGAACCATTAGTATGGAAGACCCCTGGTGCTTCTCACAAAACAG gAACAGAACCACATTGGAAAGACAGAGTGTCTGTTTCAAAAGACCTTTCTCTTGTTATTTCACCTGTTTTGGAACATGACTTTAAAATCTTCAGATGTGAACAACACAATTTCATAGACAAGAAGGAGACAATATACAAGTTGTACCCTG tgATAATGCCCAACACGCTGACTCTGATTGCgggtgactctctctctctgagctgtGAAGTGAAACCTAGTACCTTTCGCCCCACTGTAAATTGGATTGTGCCCCAAGGTATAAGTTGTGACAgtcaagaaaatgaaaacaaatataCAGTAAAGGCGAACCACGTCTCTGACAAGCACAGTGGACTCTGGATATGTTCAGTAAGACATGATGGCCATACTCTGAATGCCACAACTGTTGTCACTATCATAG atctctccacctctccaccagaCCCCATCTATACCTCtatcacctcctctcctccctccatcccttgTTCCTTGTCCTCAGATATTTCCTGGTCTGTGTTGAATGGCAGTGGCTTGCAGGGAGGAAGCTGGAAGTTCACCCCGTTCAACTCCTCTGACCCTCCTCATACTCTCCTCATATTAAACCTTACGCCTCCTTCCTGGAAGGTTTTGAATGAGGACCGTTTTCTTGAGCATAAGACCCTAAATAATCGTGACCTGTCTGTGAAGAGTTCACAGTCATCTGTGAAAAACAGGGGAACCTACACATGCAGCTTGCATTTCAATGGTGACAAAAAGCTGAGCAGGACAGTGCAGCTGGAGGTCCTGGAAG TTCTCTCCTCAAATTCCTCTACGACTGAGGGCAACACAGTGAACCTGACCTGTACTTTGGGCAGCCCACTGCCTTCTGATCTGGAAGTGAAGTGGATTGCCCCACAAAATGCCCATCGGATCTTCCCTGAAGGCCATCAGAATCCTCTGTCCATACCTGCAGTGAGAGTCCAGGACAGTGGAGACTGGAAATGTGAACTAAGGAAGAATCAGACATTGCTTACCTCTGCTGTGATAGCTCTGAAAATTG AGAAAGGGCCCATGGATGCTTGGCTTATTGTGGCCCTCAGCAGTGCAGCTTTCATCTTCATCTTGCTCCCCCTCATCACCTTCATCATTGTTCGTAGGCGTAGACAG
- the cd4-1 gene encoding CD4-1 molecule isoform X1 gives MLLSSALLLLLVLPYSPAEAEQEKVIFAQPGNSVTIPRIQVWESETDKLYVNWYVSTVTEPLVWKTPGASHKTGTEPHWKDRVSVSKDLSLVISPVLEHDFKIFRCEQHNFIDKKETIYKLYPVIMPNTLTLIAGDSLSLSCEVKPSTFRPTVNWIVPQGISCDSQENENKYTVKANHVSDKHSGLWICSVRHDGHTLNATTVVTIIDLSTSPPDPIYTSITSSPPSIPCSLSSDISWSVLNGSGLQGGSWKFTPFNSSDPPHTLLILNLTPPSWKVLNEDRFLEHKTLNNRDLSVKSSQSSVKNRGTYTCSLHFNGDKKLSRTVQLEVLEVLSSNSSTTEGNTVNLTCTLGSPLPSDLEVKWIAPQNAHRIFPEGHQNPLSIPAVRVQDSGDWKCELRKNQTLLTSAVIALKIEKGPMDAWLIVALSSAAFIFILLPLITFIISQLIPTYQCMKRRQRKTRFCCCKNPQGKGFYKT, from the exons aagcagaaCAGGAAAAGGTGATTTTTGCACAGCCAGGAAACTCTGTAACGATTCCTAGGATACAAGTCTGGGAATCCGAAACAGACAAACTTTATGTCAACTGGTACGTCAGTACTGTTACTGAACCATTAGTATGGAAGACCCCTGGTGCTTCTCACAAAACAG gAACAGAACCACATTGGAAAGACAGAGTGTCTGTTTCAAAAGACCTTTCTCTTGTTATTTCACCTGTTTTGGAACATGACTTTAAAATCTTCAGATGTGAACAACACAATTTCATAGACAAGAAGGAGACAATATACAAGTTGTACCCTG tgATAATGCCCAACACGCTGACTCTGATTGCgggtgactctctctctctgagctgtGAAGTGAAACCTAGTACCTTTCGCCCCACTGTAAATTGGATTGTGCCCCAAGGTATAAGTTGTGACAgtcaagaaaatgaaaacaaatataCAGTAAAGGCGAACCACGTCTCTGACAAGCACAGTGGACTCTGGATATGTTCAGTAAGACATGATGGCCATACTCTGAATGCCACAACTGTTGTCACTATCATAG atctctccacctctccaccagaCCCCATCTATACCTCtatcacctcctctcctccctccatcccttgTTCCTTGTCCTCAGATATTTCCTGGTCTGTGTTGAATGGCAGTGGCTTGCAGGGAGGAAGCTGGAAGTTCACCCCGTTCAACTCCTCTGACCCTCCTCATACTCTCCTCATATTAAACCTTACGCCTCCTTCCTGGAAGGTTTTGAATGAGGACCGTTTTCTTGAGCATAAGACCCTAAATAATCGTGACCTGTCTGTGAAGAGTTCACAGTCATCTGTGAAAAACAGGGGAACCTACACATGCAGCTTGCATTTCAATGGTGACAAAAAGCTGAGCAGGACAGTGCAGCTGGAGGTCCTGGAAG TTCTCTCCTCAAATTCCTCTACGACTGAGGGCAACACAGTGAACCTGACCTGTACTTTGGGCAGCCCACTGCCTTCTGATCTGGAAGTGAAGTGGATTGCCCCACAAAATGCCCATCGGATCTTCCCTGAAGGCCATCAGAATCCTCTGTCCATACCTGCAGTGAGAGTCCAGGACAGTGGAGACTGGAAATGTGAACTAAGGAAGAATCAGACATTGCTTACCTCTGCTGTGATAGCTCTGAAAATTG AGAAAGGGCCCATGGATGCTTGGCTTATTGTGGCCCTCAGCAGTGCAGCTTTCATCTTCATCTTGCTCCCCCTCATCACCTTCATCATT tcACAGCTAATTCCTACCTATCAG
- the cd4-1 gene encoding CD4-1 molecule isoform X4 — translation MLLSSALLLLLVLPYSPAEAEQEKVIFAQPGNSVTIPRIQVWESETDKLYVNWYVSTVTEPLVWKTPGASHKTGTEPHWKDRVSVSKDLSLVISPVLEHDFKIFRCEQHNFIDKKETIYKLYPVIMPNTLTLIAGDSLSLSCEVKPSTFRPTVNWIVPQGISCDSQENENKYTVKANHVSDKHSGLWICSVRHDGHTLNATTVVTIIDLSTSPPDPIYTSITSSPPSIPCSLSSDISWSVLNGSGLQGGSWKFTPFNSSDPPHTLLILNLTPPSWKVLNEDRFLEHKTLNNRDLSVKSSQSSVKNRGTYTCSLHFNGDKKLSRTVQLEVLEVLSSNSSTTEGNTVNLTCTLGSPLPSDLEVKWIAPQNAHRIFPEGHQNPLSIPAVRVQDSGDWKCELRKNQTLLTSAVIALKIEKGPMDAWLIVALSSAAFIFILLPLITFIICMKRRQRKTRFCCCKNPQGKGFYKT, via the exons aagcagaaCAGGAAAAGGTGATTTTTGCACAGCCAGGAAACTCTGTAACGATTCCTAGGATACAAGTCTGGGAATCCGAAACAGACAAACTTTATGTCAACTGGTACGTCAGTACTGTTACTGAACCATTAGTATGGAAGACCCCTGGTGCTTCTCACAAAACAG gAACAGAACCACATTGGAAAGACAGAGTGTCTGTTTCAAAAGACCTTTCTCTTGTTATTTCACCTGTTTTGGAACATGACTTTAAAATCTTCAGATGTGAACAACACAATTTCATAGACAAGAAGGAGACAATATACAAGTTGTACCCTG tgATAATGCCCAACACGCTGACTCTGATTGCgggtgactctctctctctgagctgtGAAGTGAAACCTAGTACCTTTCGCCCCACTGTAAATTGGATTGTGCCCCAAGGTATAAGTTGTGACAgtcaagaaaatgaaaacaaatataCAGTAAAGGCGAACCACGTCTCTGACAAGCACAGTGGACTCTGGATATGTTCAGTAAGACATGATGGCCATACTCTGAATGCCACAACTGTTGTCACTATCATAG atctctccacctctccaccagaCCCCATCTATACCTCtatcacctcctctcctccctccatcccttgTTCCTTGTCCTCAGATATTTCCTGGTCTGTGTTGAATGGCAGTGGCTTGCAGGGAGGAAGCTGGAAGTTCACCCCGTTCAACTCCTCTGACCCTCCTCATACTCTCCTCATATTAAACCTTACGCCTCCTTCCTGGAAGGTTTTGAATGAGGACCGTTTTCTTGAGCATAAGACCCTAAATAATCGTGACCTGTCTGTGAAGAGTTCACAGTCATCTGTGAAAAACAGGGGAACCTACACATGCAGCTTGCATTTCAATGGTGACAAAAAGCTGAGCAGGACAGTGCAGCTGGAGGTCCTGGAAG TTCTCTCCTCAAATTCCTCTACGACTGAGGGCAACACAGTGAACCTGACCTGTACTTTGGGCAGCCCACTGCCTTCTGATCTGGAAGTGAAGTGGATTGCCCCACAAAATGCCCATCGGATCTTCCCTGAAGGCCATCAGAATCCTCTGTCCATACCTGCAGTGAGAGTCCAGGACAGTGGAGACTGGAAATGTGAACTAAGGAAGAATCAGACATTGCTTACCTCTGCTGTGATAGCTCTGAAAATTG AGAAAGGGCCCATGGATGCTTGGCTTATTGTGGCCCTCAGCAGTGCAGCTTTCATCTTCATCTTGCTCCCCCTCATCACCTTCATCATT
- the cd4-1 gene encoding CD4-1 molecule isoform X2 has protein sequence MLLSSALLLLLVLPYSPAAEQEKVIFAQPGNSVTIPRIQVWESETDKLYVNWYVSTVTEPLVWKTPGASHKTGTEPHWKDRVSVSKDLSLVISPVLEHDFKIFRCEQHNFIDKKETIYKLYPVIMPNTLTLIAGDSLSLSCEVKPSTFRPTVNWIVPQGISCDSQENENKYTVKANHVSDKHSGLWICSVRHDGHTLNATTVVTIIDLSTSPPDPIYTSITSSPPSIPCSLSSDISWSVLNGSGLQGGSWKFTPFNSSDPPHTLLILNLTPPSWKVLNEDRFLEHKTLNNRDLSVKSSQSSVKNRGTYTCSLHFNGDKKLSRTVQLEVLEVLSSNSSTTEGNTVNLTCTLGSPLPSDLEVKWIAPQNAHRIFPEGHQNPLSIPAVRVQDSGDWKCELRKNQTLLTSAVIALKIEKGPMDAWLIVALSSAAFIFILLPLITFIISQLIPTYQCMKRRQRKTRFCCCKNPQGKGFYKT, from the exons cagaaCAGGAAAAGGTGATTTTTGCACAGCCAGGAAACTCTGTAACGATTCCTAGGATACAAGTCTGGGAATCCGAAACAGACAAACTTTATGTCAACTGGTACGTCAGTACTGTTACTGAACCATTAGTATGGAAGACCCCTGGTGCTTCTCACAAAACAG gAACAGAACCACATTGGAAAGACAGAGTGTCTGTTTCAAAAGACCTTTCTCTTGTTATTTCACCTGTTTTGGAACATGACTTTAAAATCTTCAGATGTGAACAACACAATTTCATAGACAAGAAGGAGACAATATACAAGTTGTACCCTG tgATAATGCCCAACACGCTGACTCTGATTGCgggtgactctctctctctgagctgtGAAGTGAAACCTAGTACCTTTCGCCCCACTGTAAATTGGATTGTGCCCCAAGGTATAAGTTGTGACAgtcaagaaaatgaaaacaaatataCAGTAAAGGCGAACCACGTCTCTGACAAGCACAGTGGACTCTGGATATGTTCAGTAAGACATGATGGCCATACTCTGAATGCCACAACTGTTGTCACTATCATAG atctctccacctctccaccagaCCCCATCTATACCTCtatcacctcctctcctccctccatcccttgTTCCTTGTCCTCAGATATTTCCTGGTCTGTGTTGAATGGCAGTGGCTTGCAGGGAGGAAGCTGGAAGTTCACCCCGTTCAACTCCTCTGACCCTCCTCATACTCTCCTCATATTAAACCTTACGCCTCCTTCCTGGAAGGTTTTGAATGAGGACCGTTTTCTTGAGCATAAGACCCTAAATAATCGTGACCTGTCTGTGAAGAGTTCACAGTCATCTGTGAAAAACAGGGGAACCTACACATGCAGCTTGCATTTCAATGGTGACAAAAAGCTGAGCAGGACAGTGCAGCTGGAGGTCCTGGAAG TTCTCTCCTCAAATTCCTCTACGACTGAGGGCAACACAGTGAACCTGACCTGTACTTTGGGCAGCCCACTGCCTTCTGATCTGGAAGTGAAGTGGATTGCCCCACAAAATGCCCATCGGATCTTCCCTGAAGGCCATCAGAATCCTCTGTCCATACCTGCAGTGAGAGTCCAGGACAGTGGAGACTGGAAATGTGAACTAAGGAAGAATCAGACATTGCTTACCTCTGCTGTGATAGCTCTGAAAATTG AGAAAGGGCCCATGGATGCTTGGCTTATTGTGGCCCTCAGCAGTGCAGCTTTCATCTTCATCTTGCTCCCCCTCATCACCTTCATCATT tcACAGCTAATTCCTACCTATCAG